Below is a genomic region from Deltaproteobacteria bacterium.
CTTCCACGAAGTTGATTCGGCCAGGGGTTCCGGCCAACTCCTGGACCGTGTCCAATGACGAGAACAGAACCCTGTCCTCGTCTCCGCCCGTGGGCTCCAGGATTCCGGCCACAGTGAATTCCCGGCCGTCGATGTCCATCATTTTTCCGGGAGCGAGGCCCAAGGATGTCGCTGCCGTGGCCCCGACCAGAACCTCCCGGGCCGCACCCGGGACCCGTCCCTGCACCACCCAGTACTGTTTGATCGAGAGTTCCTGCTCCCAGTCCACTCCCACCAGTACGGCCCGACCGGATTCGGTCCGGGCCAGATGAACGATCTTCGGGGCTACGGCGCTCAGACGCCGGGCATGCTCGATGCCCTTCAGAGCCCTCAAGGTCGGCTCGGCCTCCAGCAGGCTGACATCATAGGTCAGACTGCCCACGTTCAAACCCCCGTAGCTGACCTCCAGGGTTTCGGTTCTGGGGGTGACCAGGATGTTGGCCCCGTAGGCGATGAGTTTCTTTTCCAGACCGTCCTCTATGGCCCCCGAGACTTTGACCAGGGCCACGGTGGAGGTAACCCCCAGAGTGAAGACCAGCGTCAACAGGATGAGGCGGGCCGGTTTGCGCATGGCGTTGCGCGCCGGAATGGTCATGATGTTCATACGCCCTCCGGAAAAAATCGGGCCCCGGCCTCGATGTCGGAAATTTCGATGACCAGATGGTCGCCCTGGACTGTACGCTCCAGGGGCGCGGGGTTGCAGCCCCCGCTGACCACGTTGATGCGACGGGAATCGAAGCGCATCCCGCAATTGACGCAGACCATGACTCCGCCGTCCTGGCGATAGCCCTTGCCGGCCCGGTAACAGACGTCGCAGGCGTCAAAGGCCGCCCGAACGATGCCATCGGAACTCTTGAGGACAAAGAACCTGATCCTGCTCTTGCCGTGGGTGTAGGTATAGAATCGGGCCTGACCGTCGTCGAAATCCTTCAAGGCCAGCCTAACCTGGCCGTCCACCGGCTCCACCTTCTTAAATTTTCCGAACAGACTGAAAGCCTGGGACGAATCCAGGGGAGCCAGAACAAGGGCCATGAACGAAGCCATGACCACACATGCGATGCGAATGTTCATTGCCATCTCCTTGTCGGCCATCAGGCGAGCCTGCCTGAAAAGCCGGATGTCTTGAATGCAAAGGAAGAGAAACGGAACCTGTCCGTTTCGGGAAAAAGCTGCCCAGGCCTTCAGACGAAGGCTTTGGGCCTGAAGATGGCGGGTATCAAATGCGAAAGATGCAGGTCAGGAGATGGATCGGCGGGGATGATTCCCTGGGAAGAAAACCGGCCGGACCGAAACGGGAAGGAAGAGAGGCACCGATGAAGGTCGGGGTCGGGACATGGCCTGAAAGCAACGCCGGCGGAACCGGACCTCCGGCTTCCAAGCTCCGGGCGGGCAGGGCCTCCTGCACGTCCCGCTGTCCGGCCTGCTCCAGGGCGCATCGGCAGTCGTCATCGCACCGGGCCGTTGCCGGCATGGCCCCGGCACAGCAGGACATGGTCGGCTGAACGGCATGGCCGGCCGCAGATTTTGCCTCGTCCCGGGCCGACTCGCAGACCCGACACTCCAGGCATTGACATCCGCCCACGGATGCCCACAGACCCGCGACATCCGCGAGGACCATGAAAAGGGCAAAGAAAAGTACAAGGACTCTTCTTCCCTTAAACATGCCTCTGTGGAGACCGATGGGACCTGAACCTCGATGCGACATGGCTGGACAAATAAGGCAGGTTCAAGCCCCGGTCAATATCCGGAATTCGTGCCCTGGCCGTTGTCGCGCTCGCAATGGACCGGCCGCCGGACTCCATCCAAAGACCATTGAAGCAAAACTGCGCCGGATTCGCCGGTAACGTAGACGGGACACTTGAATTTCCGACAGGCCTCGACCACCTCTGCCGCCGGAAACCCGTACCGATTCTCAAAGCCGGCCGCAGCCACGGCCACCTGTGGGTCGACTCGGGCCAAAAAGGCCGAATCCAGACTGCCTCTGCTTCCGTGATGAGGCAGGATGAGGGCCTCGGCTTGAAGCCTTGCCTCTCTGGCCAGAAGGGAGGCGATACCGGGCCCCTGCACATCCCCGGGAATGAGGACCAGCCCCTGATCCTCCCATCCGAAACGCAGGACCAGGGAGAAATCATTGCTCGAAAATCCTTGGTCTCCTGGCCCGGGATGCAGGCACTCCAGCCAGAATCCACCGCCGAGATCCAGCCTCGATCCGGCCGCCCAGATCATGACCGGGGTTCCGGCCCCTTTCAGCAATTCGTCCAAGCGTTCTCCGTCTTCCCCTTTCGGCCTTCGGCCGTTGAAGGCAAAGGCCTTGACCCGGCACCGTTCCAGAACATGATACAGCCCCCGAACATGATCGGCATCGCCGTGGGTCAGGATCGCGAGATCCACCACCGGACTCCGGCCATGGGTCAGGGTCGGGACCACCGC
It encodes:
- a CDS encoding MBL fold metallo-hydrolase; this encodes ILIQASAVVLDGFAWSLDWLDSQGWLAVQACRRPLWPEMLGYWGVLTALALAAGSEVWHGPIRRVVFPVWLLGCLAMIVVPPLAGSWHRAQDRAQVLVLDTGMSQAVLIDLPDGRRILVDGGGSWQRSFDVGKWAVVPTLTHGRSPVVDLAILTHGDADHVRGLYHVLERCRVKAFAFNGRRPKGEDGERLDELLKGAGTPVMIWAAGSRLDLGGGFWLECLHPGPGDQGFSSNDFSLVLRFGWEDQGLVLIPGDVQGPGIASLLAREARLQAEALILPHHGSRGSLDSAFLARVDPQVAVAAAGFENRYGFPAAEVVEACRKFKCPVYVTGESGAVLLQWSLDGVRRPVHCERDNGQGTNSGY
- a CDS encoding DUF2318 domain-containing protein, with product MASFMALVLAPLDSSQAFSLFGKFKKVEPVDGQVRLALKDFDDGQARFYTYTHGKSRIRFFVLKSSDGIVRAAFDACDVCYRAGKGYRQDGGVMVCVNCGMRFDSRRINVVSGGCNPAPLERTVQGDHLVIEISDIEAGARFFPEGV
- a CDS encoding FtsX-like permease family protein translates to MNIMTIPARNAMRKPARLILLTLVFTLGVTSTVALVKVSGAIEDGLEKKLIAYGANILVTPRTETLEVSYGGLNVGSLTYDVSLLEAEPTLRALKGIEHARRLSAVAPKIVHLARTESGRAVLVGVDWEQELSIKQYWVVQGRVPGAAREVLVGATAATSLGLAPGKMMDIDGREFTVAGILEPTGGDEDRVLFSSLDTVQELAGTPGRINFVEVAALCAGCPIGEIVDQIGAALPNLEVRALRSVVEQRMGYLDFVRTLVLAVCAIILISACAMIGATMLSAVNERRREIGILRSLGFSGGQVFFIFCLEALLTGMVAGVIGYAAGHAVSLHVGRALDIIRAGKFHFDPAQGLLVCALVCLLTIAAAAFPSWKASKIEPSQALISL